The genomic window ATCGCCCCGGCCCGCGGCGGCAGCTTCCACGGCTCCCAATCCACGCGCGGCGAGTTCGTCAGCTCCGCCGACGCCCGACCGAAATCGGCGATCCACTCCTCGAACGGCTTCATCGGAATGCTGCGGAAGACCATGACCTGCAGGCCGCGATTGCCGTCCGGGCTGCGCCCGCGCAGCAGGCCAATCGAGTCCTTGAATTGCTGAAAACGCGTCCGGTCATAGTCCCAGCCCGCGGGTAAGTCCAGCTCGAACCCGAAGGCCGGATCGGCGAGCTTGACGGTCGGCACACTCGTGGGCACCGGCTGCGTGGTCTGCGCGCCGGCCGACCCGGCGCTCCAGACAACCAGGACGCACAAGACCAGGGCGGCCGCGTGGGCGATCGGCGGCTTCATCGGCAAAACCTCCGCGCTGCGATTGGCGGCATTGTCGCAGATTCGGTACGCTGCTCAACCTGTCAACCAGGAGACCCTGCTTTGCCGCTGGCCTTTCTCAGTTTCACCCTCGAATTATCGTGGGCGTCGGTGTGGTTCTGGGTGCTATGTCTGATCGCCCTCGTCTGGGCCCGCCGGCACCTGCAGATCAACGCCGCCGGCGCGGATCCCGTGCTGAGCCCCGCGGATGCCGAGCGCAGCAGCGGGCCGCTCCCCCGGCTCTCCGTGCTCGTGGCCGGCAAGGATGAAGAGGCCAACATCGAGCGGTGCCTCACCGGACTGCTCGCGCTCGACTATCCCGACCTGGAAGTCATTGCCGTCAACGACCGCAGCAGCGACCGCACCGGCGAGATCATCGACCGCCTTGCCGCGCGCGATGCGCGGCTGAAAGCCGTGCACATCCGCGACTTGCCGACCGGCTGGGGCGGCAAGAGCCACGCGATGCACGTCGGCGTCAGCCGTGCCACGGGTGACTGGCTGTGCTTCACGGACGCCGACTGCCGGTTCCATGAGCCGCGCCTGCTGGCGGCGGCGGTGCGGTTCTCTCAGGCGGAAGAGGTGGAGTTCCTGTCGGTGCTGCCGGAGCTGGAAGCGCACACGTTCTGGGAGCGGATCGTGCAGCCGCCCGCCGGTGCGATTATGGTCTTCTGGTTCCCGCCCACGAAGGTCAATGATCCGCGTTCGCCGCGGGCGTACGCGAACGGCGCGTTCATGCTGATGTCGCGGGAGGTCTATGCACGATTGGGCGGACACGAGCAGGTTCGGACGGTTCTGAATGAGGACATGCACTTCGCACGGCAGGCGAAGCAGCATGGTATCCGGCTGCGCGTGGTGCGCGGGTCGCGGATGTACAGCGTGCGGATGTATGTCGGCCTGCGGCAGATCTGGAACGGCTGGAGCCGGATCTTCTACGGGTGCTTCGGGACCTGGCCGCGGCTGATTGTTAGTGCGTTGTTTCTGTCGGTATTCAGTGTGTTTCCCTGGCTCAGCCTGCTGATCTCGCCCGTCCTTGGGGCGGTGGGGCCCGGAATCGCCGTCGCGGCGGGGCTCGCGGTGGTTGCGCAGCAATCGGTGCTGTGGCGGTTTTACGGGCTGTGTGCCGTGTCGCGGCCCTGGGCGCTGACTTACCCGCTGGGCGCTGGGATGTGCCTGGCGATGACATGCAACGCAATGACGCGGCTGGCGGGCGTGCGGACACGGTGGCGGGGAACCGCCTACCAGGGTGGGGCGTAAGCTTGGCGCATTGTGCCGTGTGGTCTGATCGGGCCGGGTCAATCCATAAAGTATTGACTGCAAAAGCTTTGCGCGTTTTATTGGGCGTTCGGATTCGGTATGGGGAATGCAAAAAATCCACGGCGATCGACCGAGGTATGGACCGGGGCGGATACGCAAGCTATAGTTGTACCTATGGTGGCTGGCACCACCATGTTGCGCCTGATGCGCAAAGTGTCTGGAGGCTGTGTTCGACTTGACATCCGGAAAATGTTAGGTTACTATTCATACGAATAAGTAGCAAACATGAGTACGGGTGCAGTGGAGCAGGAACGCAAAGGAGTGCGTTGTGGCCACGAGGCACAATCCGCAGGGTCGCCTGTTGTGCGTGCTCGGTCCTGGTGGGGACTACCGCGACGAAGTGCGTGACGCCGGTGACGGGCTGTTCGCGCTGGAAGTCGCCCCGCTGGATCGGGAGTCGGCTGACGACCTGAATGCGCCCCTGGCGGAGCCGACGCGCCGCTTGTTGGCGGCCACGCCTGCCAGTGCGGTCGCCGCGGCGCGGGATGCCCGCGTGTGGGCTGTTGCGAACCGTCCTCTGCCTCCCGTGATTTTCGGGTCTCTGAGTGCCTATCTCGCGGAGGAATACGATGACTCGCAACCGGAAACGCCTCGCGGCGCTGACGCCCAAGCAGCTCCGCGTACTCACGTTCATTCGGGACTACAGCAACGCCCGCGGGTACGCACCCACCATGCAGGAGTTGGCGGACGAGTTCGGCGTCAGCAAGGTGACCGTATTCGAGCATATCGCCGCCTTGCAGAAGAAGGGGTATCTCAAGCGAGCCCGACACAAGGCACGCTCTTTGCAACTTAACGAGGCGATCGACTTCCCGGACGAGCGCCCCACCCGCCTGCCCCTGGTCGGCACCATCGCGGCCGGCCGGCCAATCGAAGCCATCGAGGATCGTGAGGTGCTCGACCTGGAGGAGCTGTTCGTCTCTCCCCATGAAACGTTCGTCCTCCGCGTTCGCGGCGACAGCATGGTTGATGACCAGATCTGCGACGGTGACTTCGTCGTCGTCGAGAAACGCGACACCGCCCGCGACGGCGAGACGGTCGTCGCGCTGCTCGAAGGCGGCGAGGCGACGCTGAAGCGGCTGTATCGCGAATCAGACGGCGTCCGTCTACAGCCGGCAAACCCGGCCTACGCGCCTATTCGCACAAAGGACGTGCGGATCCAGGGTGTCGTCGTGGGCGTGGTCCGGCGCTGTTGAGCGCCGGCCGCGGAGGTCGTGCGCGCTGTTCGCATGAGCGCCTCGAGCCGTGCGCGGGGTGGTCGTCTGCCCTCGGGCGCGGATTCCCCCAGCGACCAATTGGCGCGATAGTCGGGGGGCGAGTCAGCCGCGACGTGACACTTGGGGACGGCGTTCAGAACGCGAACGCGTCCGGGGCGAAGCTGGGATTGATCTCGATCTGTGTGAACACGTAGCTGCCCAGCAGGGTCTTCTGCGCGTGGTCCGCGTACGAGTACACCGCCACCGGCAGCAACCACTCTTGGTCCAGGTGCAGGACCATGCGGGCATCGGGGTACGGCCCCGTCGGCCCGGTGTAGGGCAGATCGCGCAGCAAGATGTAAGTCGGGCGCCCGCCAATCTCACCGATACCGCCGTAGCGGAGGTCGAGTACGCCACGCTCGGCCGCCACCGCGTTATACGCTTCGAGCAGCCGGAATGTGGCCCGGAAGCCGGCCTCGTCGATGGCGCGGCGGCTGGCCTTGCGCGCATCCGGGCCGTGGATCGGCATGAAGATGTCCTTGACGAACAGGCGGGCGATCGCGCCGGCGGGCTCGACGCGGGCCAACTCCTCGCCGTTTTGGCTCGTGTATGCGCTGTCCTCCGGCAGATAAAGAGCGCGGCGGGCCTGATCGGCATTGGCCTTCCAGATCATGTACACGGAGCGCGGCGACTCGCGGTAGCGCAGCTCGATCTCCTGCACTTCAGTCAGTTCGTCGCCGAGCCGCTCCTGCTTCGTGAGTACGCACCGGTACTGGCGGATGGTTTTGTCATAGCGCTCGATCCCCAGGCGCACCAGCGCCATGGGATCGCGCTGCGCCAGACTCACCAGGGCACTGCCGCTCGGCGCAGCTGCATCGGCGGCCAATGTCACCGGCGTAAGGCTCGACGTGCTGGGGGTGACTGGAATGGTCGAAACCAGCCAGAAGGCTGGTGGACCGATGATGAGCAGGGCGCCGGTGATATACAGCACTCCGCGGCGATTAGCCATGTTACTTTTCCAGCCTAGTAGGTTTACGCGACCGCGTGAACTCGCCCGCGGCCGCTATACGTAAAATCGACTCAGTCAGACCGCGTAGTTCAAACTTTTCCATAACCCACTGACTGATAGTCCCTTGTGCGCCGCACGCCGGTCGCCCGAATTATAGCGGTGCATATCTGCGACGCAAGTGCCGATTGACCATCCGCCGCCCGAAACGGCACATATCCCATGATAGCGCAAGGAGTTCACATCGCCAGCCAGTGCGTTAATTGCTCTTCCAGCGTCGTGCGCTCCACTTCGAACTCGAGCGTGTGGGCCGCGTCGGAATCGATGTGAATCTCCGGCGGCTGGGCCGCGATCCGCCGCAGCCAGGCCACCGTGGGCTCGTTGCGAATGATGCGATCCCGGCCGGCGAGGAGGAGCCGCACGGGTGGCTGGAGCGTGCCTGCCGGCGTGCGCGCGAGCTGTCGGTCCAGGCGTGCAGACTCGTAGAAGAACCGGGCGGTCGCGTGCGTGAGCTTCAGCGGGTCACCGGCAATGAAGGCGCGGCCCTCCGGCGAGTCTGTGAACAGGGCCGGGTCATTCAGGGGAATGCCGAAGGGGCGCTGCGGCGCGGTGAGCAGTGCCAGCCCGATGCGCAAGCGGGTAAACAGGGTCACATCGACTGCCGGAAACAGGCCCGGCGCGATGAGCAGCACGCGACTGACGCGCTGGGGGCGCTGTAGCGCCCACGCCAGCGCCAGCTTGCCGCCCCAACTCACGCCGACGACGGCGCAGCGCCGGACGCCGAACTCGGCGGCCGCCCAGTCGGCCAACTCGTTGAGGTCATCAAGCCAGCGCTGCGCTGCAGGTGTGTCGCCGCGCGCGGCGGTGTTGAGCCCGCTGCCGCGCCGGTCCGGCAGGAGCACGGGGGGGCCGGCGCCAGCGAGCAGGCTGGCCGACCACTCGAACCAGCCGCCGTGCGATTGAATGCCGTGGAGATAGACGATGGCGGTATCCGATGCGGGTTGGCTGGGGGGCCAGAGGCGGCCGCGCAATTCGTATCCGTCGCTGACTTTCCAGGTGTGCGGCTTGGGGGGTTGGCGCGGAGAGCGCATTCGTCGGGGCTACAGTTCGCTTTGGTCGAGGACGCGGAACTTCTTGCCCACCAGGACCCGGATGGCGCCCTGAATGTCGTCCACGCGGATGGCCAGGCACGGTAACTGCTCGCGCGTGGCCCAGACGGTGTAAACGTAGTTGATGTTGACCTCGCCGGCGATCAGCGCGCTGCAAACCGTCAGGATGCCGCGCTTGCCGTCGGGAAGCGGAATGACCAGGACTTCGCTTTCGCTCAGGGCAAAGTGGGCGTCGGTGAGGATCTGATGCGCCAGGTCAGGGTCATCGACGAGCAGGCGCACGATGGCGCAGTCCGCGGCGGCGTCCACCGACAGTCCCAGGATGTGGACCGGCTCATCCTCGAGCAGCCGCGCGATGCGCAGGAGCTGGCCGACGCGGTTCTCCAGAAACACGGACAGCTGGCGACAGTAGGGGTGGTCGCTGCCTTCCGCAGTCTTGAATGGCTCAACGCTCATGATCGCCCGAGACGCTATCGGGGGCCAGGACACGCACTCCAATTCCGGTTCTAGGTTAGCTTTATGAGCAAGGCCTGTACAGCCCTCAATGCGGGTTTTCGCGCGGAACTCGGCGCGGCCGGCCGGGCTCGCGTTTTTCTCCACGGGCGTCTCGGTGCTGGTGTGCAGCAGATGCGCCGCTGTGCGCTCCTTTGCCGCCGTGGCAACAACGCCGGCGGCCGCGCTTCTCCACCGCTTTCCAGCTTCATGGCACGCTGGCCCTCGGGCAAAGGACCGGCCCCGTGCGTGACCGGTCGCGGGCGGCCCGAGAGCAGTAGGTGCCGACGGCCGCGTTGCCCGACGTGCCGCTCTGTCCGATCAGCGTCGCCGCGGCGATCCATTTCGTCGCGCGTCGGGTCGTGCGCATTACATCCGCCGCGCGGAGTTCGTCGGGCCGACGGACGCGTACGGGGATCGCGCTGGTCGGCGCGCTGCGAACGGCACTGCGTCGCCGCCGGCGCGCGCGGTGCTGATCGCGGGTCATCCACGTCGCGCTTGAACGGTTCACCCCGGGGGGATACGATGGAAACGTTCGGAGATAGAACTGGTTGGGATTTATGGAGTTATGAGCTGATGCGGACGCGGATGCCGGCCGCGCAGCAACCGGGCTGCGGCGCGCACTGTCAAACTCCATGCGCCAAGGTCTATTCTCCGATGACGGCGTGTCTCCGTGCGCGTGTGCGCCCCGTCCTGTGAAGTGCTTGTTACGTAGTGCCTGTGCGAGTCAGCGCGTGGTCAGCAGCGGCGGTCATCCCGAAGACGGTGGTGTGGGGGCTGCGGATCTGCATCCGAACGAGCCGGACGCAGTTGAGGAGTTGCTGATAGCCGACCTGCGGGAGGCCTTTGGTGGGGAGGGCCGGCCGGCTTCGCTGGGCGCGACCTTGTCTAGTAGCGTCGGCGCTGGTCCGCTGCACGCCGCCGACGCGCTGCCCGCGCACAGCCGGCTGGGCGATTTCGAGATTCTGCATGAACTCGGGCGCGGAGGGATGGGTGTCGTTTACCGCGCGCGGCAGATTTCGCTGGGGCGCGAGGTGGCCCTCAAGGTGCTGCCTTCGTACGCCCGACATGGGCAGATCGCCGTCGAGCGGTTCCGCTCCGAAGCGCAGGCCGCGGCCCGGCTGCATCACACGAACATCGTGTCGATTTACGCACAAGGCGAGTACCAGGGCCATTACTTCTACGCGATGGAACTCGTGGACGGCATCAGCCTCGACGTGGTCATCCGCGCGCGCCCGGACCTGCTGAGCACCACCGCGGGGCGATCCACGCGACCGCGCGCTGCGGAGGCATCCTCCGCGGCCGGCCTGGGTGAACAGCGCGGCGCGGCGACAATCACCGCGCCGTACGATGTTGCCACGGGGCGCACCGCGCTGCTGCCGCAGGCACCCGAGACCGTGGACCGTACGGCCCTGCCGGCTTGGACGCGCGCCGACTATCGCCACCTGGCCGCGCTCTTCGCGGAGGTGGCCGAGGCCCTGGCCTGCGCGCACCGACATGGCGTGATTCACCGCGACGTGAAGCCGCACAACCTGCTGCTGGGGACCGGGGAAGCGGAGGGGCCTGGTGCGCCGGGGGCCGCGCCTGTGCAGCGCCTGCACCTGACCGACTTCGGCCTGGCGCGGCTGACGGACGCACCGCACCTGACCGTGAGCGGCGAAGTGATGGGAACGCCCGCGTACTTGTCTCCAGAACAGGTACGTGGCCACCCCGCGGGGATTGATCATCGGACCGACATCTACTCACTCGGCGTGACGCTCTACGAAGTGTTGACGCGCCGCAAGCCGTTCGAGGGTGATTCGCGCGACCTGATCATGTCAGGCATCGCCACGCGCGAGCCGGTGGCGCCGCGCCAGTTGAACCCACACATCCCGCTCGATCTGGAAACGATCTGTCTGCGGGCGATGGAGAAGGATCCGGCACGTCGCCATTCAACCGCGGCCCTGCTGGCGGACGACCTGCGCCGCTTCGCCGAGGGCCGGCCGATCCTGTCGCGGCGCACCAGCCGGTTCGAGAAGTCCGCAAAGTGGGTGCGGCGGCACCAGCCGCTGACGTTGGCCCTGGCGGCGACGGGGGCGGTGGTCGCGCTCGCCGCCGGCTGGGCCTGGAGCTGGGGTGCCGCGCGGCAGGCCGAGGCCGAGCGCCTGCTGGACCGGGCGTACGAGCAATTAGCCTACTTCGACTATCGCAAACCTGAGCTGGTGGCACGCGAGGTGGCGCGGGCCGCTGACCTCGGCGCCGACCCGGAGCGGCTCGCGCTGGTCCAGGGACTCATGGCAATGGGCGCCAACGATCCGGCGACGGCGGCGGCGCGGTTCCAGGCCGCGCTACAGCGCGATGACACAAACATCGGTGCCTGGTACCTCTTGGCGTGGGCGCAGGCGCGCAATCGCCAGGAGGATGCCGCGCGGGCCACGCTCGCCGAGGTGCAGCGCCGCGGCCTGCCCACCGCGGCGGATGCGTGGTTTTTCCGCGGGCTGGCGATCCACGCGCGCGAGCCGCAGGCCGCGGCCGAAGCGTACGCCGCGGCGAACGCGGCCCGGGCGCGCGAGCACGCGTTTTACCCGCAGGCGGTGTTGCACCTGGCGCGGGCGCGGAACCAGCAGCTCTATGCCACCCGACGGCTGGAGGTATTCCCGCAGGTCGAGGCGAGCCTGCGCCAACTGATCGCCGAGCGCTACTACGAGGCTTACCCGTACTACCTGCTGTCGATCGCGCACCGGCTGGCGGCGGAGATTTACCAGGGCGCCGGAACACGTGACGATGCGCCGGTACAGGAGCACTACGCCCAGGCGCTAGCGCTGTCGCAGGAAGGGCAAGCGGTGGATCCGCGGGACGATCGCCCGATCGCCGCCGAGGCAGAATGTCTGGAAAGCATGGGCCGGTTCGCCGAGGCCATCGCGGCGCGCACGCGGGCGCTAGCCGTGGCCGACGCCGACGTGAAGCGTTGTGAGAGCTACCACTATCGTTGGCGTCTGTATTACTGGACCGGTGACCTGGATGCGGCGGCGGCGGACCTGGCGGCACACGCCGCGTGCGACCCGCAGAGCCGCTTCTACGCGCACGTGTACCCGGCCCTGCTCGCGGCGGAACGTGGCGACGTGAGTGCGGCGCGGGCGCACGCCCGGGCGCTGGCGCACGAGGCCCCGCGGGACGCGCAGGCGGTGGTCTGGTCGGCGACCTGCCTGCGCCTGCTCGGCGCACCGGACGAAGCTGCGGCGCTCCTCACCGAGCGGCGCGACGGCGTCGACTTCGGTGCCGGGCTGACGCCGCCGCAGACCGCGGAGTGGGTGCAAGCACTTTACGCGTATTGTGAGGCCGGCGGAGCGCTGGATGCGCTGGAGATGCTGGCTGCGTCGTCGTCATCGCCCTGGAAGCTCTGGGGCGAGGCGTATTTTCACGCCGCGGCGCTGCGGCTGGCGCAGGGCGACCGGTCGGGAGCCGAAGAGTGGTTCCGGCACGCTTATCGGGCTTCGGACGGCGAGGAGCGCTATACGTACCACGCCAAGCTGATCGTTGTGCAGATGGAGAAAAGCCTCGCTTGGCCGGCCTGGCTTCAGGTATCATGGGAAGAAGCGCCGGGCCGCTCCCAGAACGACAAGCTTGATCGGCCGGTTGCGCCGGCGCCGCAAGGCGAGGAGAGGGCCAATGATGACTAGGGTCACAATTGACGCAGCGCGCCGGGCACCGCGGGTCGCTTTTGTCAGTGGGTTCCTGCTCACGTTGCTCGGCGTGCCGGCCGGTCGCGCCGCGCCGCCCATCGAGCCGCTGCCCGCGCCGGCGTTTTCCTTCGACCTCGGCTCGCCATCCGTGGAGAACGGGCTCTTTTTCGCCGCGGATATCCTGTCGATGGCCGACACGGTCCCGGACGTCGTCATTCCCGGGCCCGGCCTGCAGTTGCTGTCGCCCTTCGACGATCTCGACGCGCTCTCGGGGAACAAAGCCCAGAGCACGCCGGCGGGGCCGTTCCAGTTGTTGTTCTCCGTGGATCGGGCCACGGTCGGCATCGCGGCGCCCGATCCGGACTTTGTACTGCTGGGCGTGCCGTTCAACGTGGCCGACCAGGCCGCGCGCGGGCAGGCGGCGGGCGACCAATACGCATCTTCAATGCTCTTCGTGCGCGGCGGGACCGCGCGCGCCGCGGCCCGCGGCCTGAACAGCGTGCTGGTCCGGAACAACTATGACGAGGGCGGCACGGACTTCGGCGCCGTGCCGGCGGTTGATGCCTACGGCAACGCGGCCCGCGGCCTGCAGGACAACGTGGACGCCACGGCGTACCTCCAGCGCACGGGGCCCACGCAGGCCATTCTGAACGTGTTCTTCTCGCTCAGCGAGGGCTCGCCGTCGCTGACCACGCTCCCGCACGGCGGGCCGCCGAGCGGGGCGACCATCTACATCAATCCCGACCCGCTCAACATGGGCGTGTCGAGCGTGTATGCGGAGTTCTACCAGCTCGGGCTCACGCCGCTGGACGACATCGATGCCCTGCTGGTTCTCGACATGAACATGAATGGGATCTACGATGGGCCCGACAGCGTGCTGTTCTCGCTGACGCCGGAGTCGCCCTCGCTGCAGACGATCATGGGGGCCAGTATCGAAGGCGCCGGGGCGGACGTGTTCACCGTTGCGCCGGGCCTGGCGCCGGCCGTCTTCGCGCCGGCCAGTGCGTTCGGGCTGGGCGCGCCACTGGACAACATCGACGCGCTGGAGCTGGTGCCGTGCGATAACTCGCTGGCGTGCGGGCAACTGCACGGGATTCGCGCCTTGCGGGGCGATCTCAACTGCGACAACGCGGTGAATTTCCGCGATATCAACCCGTTCGTGCTCGCGCTAAGCAACCCGGCCGCGTATCATGCCAATTTCCCGGGCTGCTTCATCATGAATGGCGACATCAATTTCAGCGGGACGGTCGACTTCGCCGACATCAACCCGTTCGTGATGTTGCTCTCCACCGGTGGCGACGGACACTGAGCACGCGGCGTATCCCGCGGCGGCCGCGAGCCCGATAAGTGACATTCCGCGCTGCAGAGCCGGATTGCAGTTGAATGGAGACGTGGGGGGTGCAAGAATGAAATGCACGAACAACTCTGTGTTATTCGGAGACCGTCTATGTGGACCTGGAACAGAAACGTGCCCCTGGTGTACGCGACGCTGGCGTTGATCGCGCTGGCCGCCCCGGCGTTGGGCGTCGAGCAGGTGGTCAAGAATGACTCGATCGTCGACAGCGGCACCGCGGTGATCGTGGGTGATTTTGTCGCGGGTGAAGTCGCCGGCGCACGGCTGACGTCCCCGTGCAACGGCACGCTGGTTGCGGTCCAGATCCTGTGGTTGGAGGGCACGGCAGGCCACGGCCAGAGCCTCGAAGAGGCCATCTACATCTGGAATGGCAACACCTTCCCGACGCCGGGGACCGAGCTGGCCTTCCTCGAAGCTCCGGTCATGACACCCGGGTTCTGGAACGAATTCCGCTACCTCGACGAAGCCAACACGATTCCGCTGAACGTCCCGGTCAGCGCCGGCCAGCAGTTCTACGTGGCGCTGCAGTTCGCCAACCCCACCAATGTCGGCAACGGCGGCCCGAGCGTCGTGCGCGACACGGATGGCTGCCAGTCGGGTAAAAACGTCCTCTATGCCATCCCCGGCGGCTGGTTGAACTTCTGCCTGTTCCTGCAGGGTGATCTCGCCATCCGCGCCGTCATCGACTGCCCGGGCGCGACCGGCGCGTGCTGCCACGCCACTGGGATCTGCGAGAGCGGCGTGGAGCAGGAGGACTGCCAGGCCTATGGTGATGTCTGGACACAGGGGCAGACCTGTGCCCAGGTTTCGTGTATCGCGCGCGGGGCGTGCTGTCGCCAGGGTGGCTGCCTGCAGCTCACGCAACAGGCGCAGTGTCAGTCCATCGGCGGCGTGTGGGCCGGGCCGGGCACGAACTGCAACGACAGCGTGTGCGTCGCCGGCGCGTGCTGCCTGCCGGACACCGGCGAGTGTGTGCAGAATTTCGAGTTCCAATGCGTCGCGCTGGGCGGGACGTTCCTCGGGCATGGTGTGAGCTGCGGCCCGTCGAACCCGTGTCCGCAGCCGACCGGGGCGTGCTGCTTCGGCACGTTCTGCATTGAAGGCCAGGTTGAGGCCGACTGTCTGGCGGCCGGCGGCACGTGGGCGGGCGCCGGCCGGGATTGCCGCGACGACGACAGCAACAGCATTCCGGACGTCTGCGAGGGCGGCCCGGCGGTCTGCACGGGCGACTGCAACTGCGACGGCGTCGTGAACTTCGGCGACATCAACGCGTTCGTCCTGTACCTGTCGAACAACGCGCAATGGCTGGCAACCTACGCCGATTGCCCAGCGGCCAACGGCGACATCGACGGTAATGGCGTCTATCCGTCGTTCGGCGACATCAACCCATTCGTGACGCTGTTGAGTACGTCGTCGCTGCCGCTGAACTGCCCATAGCGCGGCTACAAGAGAGTAGAAATCAGAAGGAGGAGGAAGCGGCCGGCACGCAAGTGCCGGCCGCGTTGTTGGTGCGCCGGGTGCATGTCGGCGCGTCCCCGGGGGACGCTGCGGCCTCGGCGGGCTATGATTACGGGCATGGCTGGGCGTACGTTGAACCCCCAAAAACGCGCGCGCGTCGCCGACCCGGCGCCGCCGGTCCGCGCTGGCAACGGGACCGTCCCGTGGCTCACCGTGCGCCGCGCCGCGCATAACAACCTGAAGAACATCGACGTGCGGTTCCCGCTCGGCCGGTTCACGTGCGTCACCGGCGTGTCCGGCTCGGGCAAGAGTTCACTCGTCAACGACATCCTCTACAAGGCCCTCGCACGCGACCTCAACGGCGCGACCACCCTGGAGCCCGGCCCGCACGCCGGCATCGACGGCCGCGAACACCTCGACAAGGTCATCGCAATCGACCAGACGCCGATCGGGCGCACGCCGCGCAGCAACCCGGCCACGTACATCAAGGTCTTCGACGAGATCCGCGCCCTGTTCACGAAGCTGCCCGACGCCAAGCTGCGCGGCTACAAGCCCGGGCGGTTCAGTTTCAATGTGCCGAGTCGCCGCGGCGGCGGGCGCTGCGAGGCCTGCGAGGGCAACGGCTCGAACCGCATGGAGATGGATTTCCTCGCGGACGTGTGGGTGACCTGCCCGGTCTGCGAGGGGCATCGTTTCGCCCATGCCACGTTGCAGGTGCTCTACAAGGGCCGCTCCATCGCGGACGTGCTGGAGATGGAAGTGCGGGACGCGCTCGCGCTCTTCGAGAACGTGCCGCGCATCCGCGCCATGCTCCAGACATTGCACGACGTGGGCCTTGACTACATCCAGCTCGGCCAGCCCAGCACGACGCTCTCGGGCGGCGAGGCGCAGCGCATCAAGCTGGCGCGCGAGCTGGTGAAGAAAAGCACAGGCCGAACGCTGTACGTGCTGGACGAGCCGACTACTGGCCTGCACTTCGACGACATCCGCAAGCTGCTCGCCGTCCTGCACGGCTTCGTCGATGCCGGCAACACCGTCGTCGTGATCGAGCACAACCTGGACGTGCTCAAGACCGCCGACTGGCTCATCGACCTCGGCCCCGAAGGCGGCGAGGGCGGCGGCTACATCGTCGCGGAAGGCACGCCGGAGGAAGTGGCGGCGTGTGCAGAGTCGTTCACCGGCCAGGCTTTGGCGCAAGTACTAAGTCAGAAGTCAGAAGTCATAAGTAGTAAGTCAGAAGTATTGAGTCAGAAGCCAGAGGCGGCCGCGGTCGCACGGCGCGTGGGCGCTCCCACTTCTGACTTCGTCACGGTGGTCGGCGCGCGTCAACACAACCTGAAGGACCTCACCGTCTCGTTCCCGCGCGACCGCATGACCGTCTGTACCGGCGTTTCCGGCTCCGGCAAGACCAGCTTCGCCATCGACACCGTCTTCACTGAGGGCTACCGGCGCTATGTCGAGTCGCTGTCGGCGTACGCCCGGCAGTTCCTCGGCCAGCTCGCCAAACCGCGCGTCGATCACGTCGACGGCCT from Phycisphaerae bacterium includes these protein-coding regions:
- the lexA gene encoding transcriptional repressor LexA → MTRNRKRLAALTPKQLRVLTFIRDYSNARGYAPTMQELADEFGVSKVTVFEHIAALQKKGYLKRARHKARSLQLNEAIDFPDERPTRLPLVGTIAAGRPIEAIEDREVLDLEELFVSPHETFVLRVRGDSMVDDQICDGDFVVVEKRDTARDGETVVALLEGGEATLKRLYRESDGVRLQPANPAYAPIRTKDVRIQGVVVGVVRRC
- a CDS encoding alpha/beta fold hydrolase; protein product: MRSPRQPPKPHTWKVSDGYELRGRLWPPSQPASDTAIVYLHGIQSHGGWFEWSASLLAGAGPPVLLPDRRGSGLNTAARGDTPAAQRWLDDLNELADWAAAEFGVRRCAVVGVSWGGKLALAWALQRPQRVSRVLLIAPGLFPAVDVTLFTRLRIGLALLTAPQRPFGIPLNDPALFTDSPEGRAFIAGDPLKLTHATARFFYESARLDRQLARTPAGTLQPPVRLLLAGRDRIIRNEPTVAWLRRIAAQPPEIHIDSDAAHTLEFEVERTTLEEQLTHWLAM
- a CDS encoding protein kinase, whose protein sequence is MVSSGGHPEDGGVGAADLHPNEPDAVEELLIADLREAFGGEGRPASLGATLSSSVGAGPLHAADALPAHSRLGDFEILHELGRGGMGVVYRARQISLGREVALKVLPSYARHGQIAVERFRSEAQAAARLHHTNIVSIYAQGEYQGHYFYAMELVDGISLDVVIRARPDLLSTTAGRSTRPRAAEASSAAGLGEQRGAATITAPYDVATGRTALLPQAPETVDRTALPAWTRADYRHLAALFAEVAEALACAHRHGVIHRDVKPHNLLLGTGEAEGPGAPGAAPVQRLHLTDFGLARLTDAPHLTVSGEVMGTPAYLSPEQVRGHPAGIDHRTDIYSLGVTLYEVLTRRKPFEGDSRDLIMSGIATREPVAPRQLNPHIPLDLETICLRAMEKDPARRHSTAALLADDLRRFAEGRPILSRRTSRFEKSAKWVRRHQPLTLALAATGAVVALAAGWAWSWGAARQAEAERLLDRAYEQLAYFDYRKPELVAREVARAADLGADPERLALVQGLMAMGANDPATAAARFQAALQRDDTNIGAWYLLAWAQARNRQEDAARATLAEVQRRGLPTAADAWFFRGLAIHAREPQAAAEAYAAANAARAREHAFYPQAVLHLARARNQQLYATRRLEVFPQVEASLRQLIAERYYEAYPYYLLSIAHRLAAEIYQGAGTRDDAPVQEHYAQALALSQEGQAVDPRDDRPIAAEAECLESMGRFAEAIAARTRALAVADADVKRCESYHYRWRLYYWTGDLDAAAADLAAHAACDPQSRFYAHVYPALLAAERGDVSAARAHARALAHEAPRDAQAVVWSATCLRLLGAPDEAAALLTERRDGVDFGAGLTPPQTAEWVQALYAYCEAGGALDALEMLAASSSSPWKLWGEAYFHAAALRLAQGDRSGAEEWFRHAYRASDGEERYTYHAKLIVVQMEKSLAWPAWLQVSWEEAPGRSQNDKLDRPVAPAPQGEERANDD
- a CDS encoding DUF1571 domain-containing protein, whose translation is MANRRGVLYITGALLIIGPPAFWLVSTIPVTPSTSSLTPVTLAADAAAPSGSALVSLAQRDPMALVRLGIERYDKTIRQYRCVLTKQERLGDELTEVQEIELRYRESPRSVYMIWKANADQARRALYLPEDSAYTSQNGEELARVEPAGAIARLFVKDIFMPIHGPDARKASRRAIDEAGFRATFRLLEAYNAVAAERGVLDLRYGGIGEIGGRPTYILLRDLPYTGPTGPYPDARMVLHLDQEWLLPVAVYSYADHAQKTLLGSYVFTQIEINPSFAPDAFAF
- a CDS encoding glycosyltransferase produces the protein MPLAFLSFTLELSWASVWFWVLCLIALVWARRHLQINAAGADPVLSPADAERSSGPLPRLSVLVAGKDEEANIERCLTGLLALDYPDLEVIAVNDRSSDRTGEIIDRLAARDARLKAVHIRDLPTGWGGKSHAMHVGVSRATGDWLCFTDADCRFHEPRLLAAAVRFSQAEEVEFLSVLPELEAHTFWERIVQPPAGAIMVFWFPPTKVNDPRSPRAYANGAFMLMSREVYARLGGHEQVRTVLNEDMHFARQAKQHGIRLRVVRGSRMYSVRMYVGLRQIWNGWSRIFYGCFGTWPRLIVSALFLSVFSVFPWLSLLISPVLGAVGPGIAVAAGLAVVAQQSVLWRFYGLCAVSRPWALTYPLGAGMCLAMTCNAMTRLAGVRTRWRGTAYQGGA
- a CDS encoding acetolactate synthase — its product is MSVEPFKTAEGSDHPYCRQLSVFLENRVGQLLRIARLLEDEPVHILGLSVDAAADCAIVRLLVDDPDLAHQILTDAHFALSESEVLVIPLPDGKRGILTVCSALIAGEVNINYVYTVWATREQLPCLAIRVDDIQGAIRVLVGKKFRVLDQSEL